ATGACCCCTTCACCCACGCCCTTGGTGACGCCCCAGGCGATTGAGCAGCTGCAGGCGGCTGGGCTCAGCCGCCTGGCCGTCTCGCTCGACGGCGCCGATGCCGCCACTCACGACGGTATCCGAGGGGTGTCCGGCAGTTTCCAGCGCGCCCTCCAGGTCATTCGCGAGGCCCGCGCCACGGGTCTCCCCGTCCAGATAAACACCACCATCTCCAAGCGCAACGTCGAGCAGGTCGATGCGATGGCCGCCTTCATCGCCAACCTCGACATCATCCTCTGGTCCGTTTTCTTTCTCGTGCCGGTCGGCCGAGGCGTGGACGAGGAGCGGATCGAACCCGAGCACTACGAAGCGGTTTTCGAGCGTCTATGGCGCCACGCCCAGCGGAAGCCCTACAGCATCCAGACCACCGAAGCGCACCACTACCGCCGCTTCGTGTTACAAGATGGCGGCAACCCCCAGCGCGGCACCGGCGAAGTCGCGGCGGGGGCCGACCCGGTTCAACGCGCCCCGCTCGGCGTGAGCGACGGCAAAGGATGCATGTTCGTAAGCCACATCGGCCAGATCTTCCCCAGCGGCTTCTTGCCCATCGAGGCTGGCCGCTTCCCCCGCGATTCGGTCGTGGACGTGTACCAAAACGCTCCTCTTTTCATGGAGCTGCGCGACCCCGACCGTTTCGGAGGGAAGTGCGGGCGCTGCGAGTTCCGTCATATCTGCGGGGGCTCACGCGCCCGGGCCTACGCCGTCACCGGCGATTACCTGGCCGCCGAACCCGACTGCGTCTATCAGCCAGCCGAGCCTAGAGACTAGGTGTGGCGGCGTCGTTCAAGGGCCTGGAGGCTGGAGGGAGACAACGGGAGGAGAGGCCATCCGGACGGTGGTCAACATATTGACAATGAAGAGGCCGATGCCAGCAGTGATAGCCACGCCAAAGATTCCCGCTAAGTGCTCCCAGCTCTTTGCGCCCCTCGCACCCAGAGTCCATGTTATCGCCATACCGATCAGCCCTACGTTGGTCAGCCAGAAGTGGGGCCAGATGAGCCTGGGGTATCGCATGGGCCGGCCGCTGAACCGGGGCATTACGTGATAAGTCACCCCGAAGATCATCATGCTCACCCACCCGAGGAGGTTGATGTGCGCGTGCACCCGAAAAATGACCGCCATCGCGGCCGGATGAAAGATCATCACCAGGCCGAGGACGGCCCCAACGGCAAGGTAGAAGAGACTCATATAGACAAACCAGAGGGTGCTTTTATCCATG
This genomic interval from Nitrospinota bacterium contains the following:
- a CDS encoding TIGR04053 family radical SAM/SPASM domain-containing protein, translating into MAAYSRADFDRSPFLVFWEITQACDLVCKHCRACAQPDRHPAELNGHLCRRLIEQLATFPHKPVLVLTGGDPMKRDDVFDIVRSGVEAGLTVTMTPSPTPLVTPQAIEQLQAAGLSRLAVSLDGADAATHDGIRGVSGSFQRALQVIREARATGLPVQINTTISKRNVEQVDAMAAFIANLDIILWSVFFLVPVGRGVDEERIEPEHYEAVFERLWRHAQRKPYSIQTTEAHHYRRFVLQDGGNPQRGTGEVAAGADPVQRAPLGVSDGKGCMFVSHIGQIFPSGFLPIEAGRFPRDSVVDVYQNAPLFMELRDPDRFGGKCGRCEFRHICGGSRARAYAVTGDYLAAEPDCVYQPAEPRD
- a CDS encoding cbb3-type cytochrome c oxidase subunit I is translated as MDKSTLWFVYMSLFYLAVGAVLGLVMIFHPAAMAVIFRVHAHINLLGWVSMMIFGVTYHVMPRFSGRPMRYPRLIWPHFWLTNVGLIGMAITWTLGARGAKSWEHLAGIFGVAITAGIGLFIVNMLTTVRMASPPVVSLQPPGP